From the genome of Virgibacillus siamensis, one region includes:
- the yhfH gene encoding protein YhfH: MNNVVEFFRNLPKKKCHNCGKAMHEKADCYGNLCDECDHPAR; encoded by the coding sequence ATGAATAACGTCGTTGAGTTTTTCAGAAATTTGCCCAAGAAGAAGTGTCATAACTGCGGTAAGGCTATGCATGAAAAAGCAGATTGCTACGGTAACCTTTGTGACGAATGTGATCATCCGGCAAGATAA
- a CDS encoding MBL fold metallo-hydrolase — MKLTIIGQWGGYPAPGGATSAYLIEKDNFSLLVDAGSGSLSNLQKYKEVMDLDAVVLSHYHHDHVADIGVLQYAWLVNSYVTGHDEILPIYGHAEDKKGFESLTHNCTEGIAYDPNEELKIGPFTLAFQRTKHSVPCFGMRISDGESEIVYTADTTFTEDWYGFVKDTDLLITDCNFYAGQDGSKAGHMNSSDGATIAREADAGELILSHLPQYGNNSDLVNEAKEIFTGIVHLAEAGLTWEK; from the coding sequence ATGAAGTTAACCATTATTGGGCAATGGGGCGGATATCCCGCACCAGGCGGGGCTACGTCAGCTTATTTAATCGAAAAGGATAACTTTTCATTACTGGTGGATGCAGGCAGCGGGTCATTATCCAATTTGCAGAAATACAAAGAAGTGATGGATTTGGATGCTGTTGTACTATCACACTACCACCATGATCATGTTGCCGATATTGGAGTGTTACAATACGCTTGGCTGGTGAATTCATATGTTACAGGACATGATGAGATTTTACCGATTTACGGTCATGCTGAAGACAAAAAAGGGTTTGAATCATTAACACATAACTGTACAGAAGGAATCGCGTATGATCCGAATGAAGAATTGAAAATTGGGCCGTTTACACTTGCATTCCAGCGGACAAAGCATTCTGTACCATGTTTTGGCATGCGCATTAGCGATGGGGAAAGTGAAATTGTATATACAGCGGACACTACTTTTACGGAAGACTGGTATGGTTTTGTGAAAGATACAGACCTGCTTATCACAGATTGCAATTTTTATGCCGGTCAAGATGGATCAAAGGCCGGTCATATGAACAGCAGCGACGGCGCAACAATTGCCAGGGAAGCAGATGCGGGGGAACTTATACTCAGCCATTTGCCGCAATATGGCAATAATAGTGATTTGGTCAATGAAGCGAAAGAAATTTTTACAGGAATAGTTCATCTGGCAGAAGCGGGTTTGACGTGGGAGAAATAG
- a CDS encoding lipoate--protein ligase, which produces MKFIDNKGITDPTINLALEEYVLQNFGEKDTYLLFYINKPSIIIGRNQNTIEEINTNYVDENGIKVVRRLSGGGAVYHDEGNLNFSFITKDDGESFQNFAKFTKPMVEALNNLGVPAELQGRNDLAANGRKISGNAMFSTKGRMFSHGTLMLDSEIENVVSALNVKMEKIKSKGIKSIRSRVANISEFMDEKITMHEFKEMILRYIFDVEDVKDVPRYELTDEDWENVRQISKERYQNWDWNYGKSPKFNIQESHKFDGGLVDVRLDVKNGLIENCKIYGDFFGVGEVKDIEQKLIGVRHERKAIEKALADVDVPHYLGKISKEEFVNLLY; this is translated from the coding sequence ATGAAATTTATTGATAATAAAGGCATAACAGATCCAACCATAAATCTTGCACTGGAAGAATATGTGCTGCAAAACTTTGGTGAAAAGGATACATATTTGCTGTTCTATATTAACAAACCGTCCATCATTATCGGGCGAAATCAGAACACAATTGAAGAGATAAATACCAATTATGTGGATGAGAACGGGATAAAAGTGGTTCGCCGTCTGTCCGGCGGCGGTGCTGTTTATCACGATGAAGGAAACCTTAACTTCAGTTTCATTACAAAAGATGACGGCGAAAGTTTTCAGAACTTCGCTAAATTCACGAAGCCGATGGTTGAAGCGTTAAACAATCTTGGCGTGCCAGCAGAATTACAGGGGCGGAATGACCTTGCTGCGAACGGACGGAAAATTTCGGGGAATGCGATGTTCTCCACAAAAGGACGCATGTTCAGCCATGGCACACTAATGCTTGATTCGGAAATAGAGAACGTTGTTTCCGCATTAAATGTGAAAATGGAAAAAATAAAATCAAAAGGAATCAAATCCATCCGCAGCCGTGTAGCAAACATTTCCGAATTTATGGATGAAAAAATCACGATGCATGAGTTCAAAGAAATGATTTTACGTTATATCTTTGATGTGGAAGATGTAAAGGATGTTCCACGTTACGAACTGACTGATGAAGATTGGGAAAATGTTCGTCAGATTTCCAAAGAACGCTACCAGAACTGGGATTGGAACTATGGAAAGTCACCGAAATTTAATATCCAGGAGTCCCATAAGTTTGATGGGGGGCTTGTTGATGTTCGGCTGGATGTGAAAAACGGTCTTATTGAAAACTGTAAAATTTATGGGGACTTTTTCGGGGTTGGTGAAGTTAAAGACATTGAACAGAAGCTTATCGGTGTGCGTCACGAACGAAAAGCGATTGAAAAGGCACTGGCTGATGTTGATGTTCCGCATTACCTTGGAAAAATTTCCAAAGAAGAATTTGTTAACTTGTTATATTAA
- a CDS encoding fatty acid--CoA ligase family protein, with protein sequence MNITEQLSVTAKEHPQKNAYVFQDSTTSYMELEGMVSKFASSLHDLGYRKGDHIALAVGNSPYYVIAMYGALRIGAIVIPINPMYMPSELGYILKNGDVKGIITMDILMEKFEGIADQLLNVEHYIVCDTGSSKSFAESSLALKMKSFTELTKAGSMNVDLPEMDDEDTAIILYTSGTTGKPKGAMLSHKNIYSNAKDTADYLSINGDDCVVAALPMFHVFCLTVSLNAPLMNGGTVLIMPKFSPQEIFRVTSDQKATIFAGVPTMYNYLLQSAEGHTDDFAGIRLCISGGSSMPVALLKNFEEKFNVRISEGYGLSEASPVTCFNPLDRPRKPGSIGQNILNVENKVMNEFGEEAAVGEVGELAVRGPNVMKGYYKLDEETDMALRGGWLYTGDMARMDNEGYFYIVDRKKDMILVGGYNVYPREVEEVLYGHPGVEEAAVIGAPHPETGESVVCFVVPKDPALKEVVLHEFCEAHLAKYKVPSRIEFMEELPKNTTGKVLRKSLRDKVNQ encoded by the coding sequence ATGAATATTACAGAACAACTGAGTGTAACAGCAAAAGAGCATCCGCAAAAAAACGCATATGTATTTCAGGATTCTACGACTAGTTATATGGAACTGGAGGGGATGGTCTCCAAGTTTGCATCCAGCCTGCATGATCTAGGCTATCGGAAAGGGGATCATATTGCGCTTGCAGTTGGAAACAGTCCGTATTATGTCATTGCAATGTATGGTGCACTGCGGATTGGAGCGATTGTTATACCGATTAACCCGATGTACATGCCGAGTGAGCTTGGCTATATTTTAAAAAATGGTGATGTCAAGGGTATAATTACGATGGATATACTGATGGAGAAGTTCGAGGGAATCGCGGATCAGTTGCTAAATGTTGAACATTACATCGTATGTGATACCGGATCAAGTAAATCGTTTGCTGAAAGTTCACTTGCCCTGAAAATGAAATCATTTACGGAATTAACCAAGGCGGGAAGCATGAACGTTGATTTGCCGGAAATGGATGATGAGGACACAGCGATCATTCTGTATACATCCGGAACAACAGGTAAACCAAAGGGTGCGATGCTTTCCCATAAAAACATTTACTCCAACGCAAAAGATACGGCGGATTATTTGTCGATTAATGGGGATGATTGTGTCGTTGCAGCATTGCCAATGTTTCATGTGTTCTGTTTAACCGTTTCGTTGAATGCCCCTCTAATGAACGGCGGAACGGTACTGATTATGCCGAAATTTTCACCGCAGGAAATATTCAGGGTTACTTCTGACCAAAAGGCAACCATTTTTGCCGGTGTCCCAACTATGTACAATTATTTATTGCAAAGTGCTGAAGGCCATACGGACGATTTTGCCGGAATCCGGTTGTGCATTTCCGGTGGTTCATCCATGCCGGTTGCATTGCTGAAAAATTTTGAGGAAAAATTTAATGTGCGGATTTCTGAAGGTTACGGGCTGTCTGAAGCATCACCGGTTACTTGTTTCAATCCGCTGGACCGCCCCAGAAAGCCCGGATCTATCGGGCAGAACATCCTAAATGTTGAAAATAAAGTGATGAATGAATTTGGTGAAGAAGCAGCGGTGGGTGAAGTTGGCGAATTGGCTGTTCGCGGACCGAATGTTATGAAAGGCTATTACAAGCTGGATGAAGAGACCGATATGGCATTACGCGGTGGCTGGTTGTATACAGGGGATATGGCACGGATGGATAATGAAGGGTACTTCTATATTGTTGACCGAAAAAAGGATATGATTCTGGTGGGAGGTTACAATGTTTATCCGCGTGAAGTGGAGGAAGTGCTGTATGGCCATCCCGGTGTAGAGGAGGCAGCTGTAATCGGTGCCCCGCATCCGGAGACGGGCGAATCGGTTGTCTGTTTTGTCGTACCGAAAGATCCAGCATTGAAAGAAGTTGTTTTACACGAATTCTGTGAAGCGCATCTGGCAAAATATAAGGTCCCATCCCGTATTGAATTCATGGAAGAATTGCCAAAGAACACAACGGGAAAAGTGTTGCGGAAAAGCCTTCGTGACAAAGTGAACCAATAG
- a CDS encoding competence protein ComK — MSNMEFNDFYSPTHEVTPLTMAVLAQFDMDGNSRTCVLEEQTDYTVLVSSSKIIDNACKYFGASLRGRQDGTRDICGLTHKAPIAVDPSSGMYFFPTTSPANPKCSWIAHSHIDQVSKVDQNETEILFKNGRRITIPVSYGSMLNQIQRTAQFRYLLDNRIKYLLKQNGEMVAEPFA; from the coding sequence ATGAGTAACATGGAGTTTAATGATTTTTATTCTCCGACACACGAAGTAACCCCTCTCACAATGGCAGTTTTGGCACAATTTGATATGGATGGAAACTCCAGGACGTGTGTATTGGAGGAGCAGACCGACTATACGGTACTAGTCTCTTCAAGCAAGATCATCGACAATGCGTGCAAATATTTCGGAGCAAGTCTCCGCGGCAGGCAGGACGGGACGCGTGATATCTGCGGCCTTACACACAAGGCCCCCATTGCTGTCGATCCTTCCAGTGGCATGTACTTTTTTCCAACAACCTCACCTGCAAATCCCAAATGCTCATGGATTGCCCATTCCCATATAGATCAGGTGTCGAAGGTGGATCAAAATGAGACAGAAATCCTTTTTAAAAATGGCAGACGAATTACAATTCCGGTTTCATATGGCTCCATGCTCAATCAGATACAGCGCACCGCACAGTTCAGATATCTGCTCGATAACCGGATTAAGTATTTGCTGAAGCAGAATGGTGAGATGGTGGCAGAGCCTTTTGCATAA
- a CDS encoding TVP38/TMEM64 family protein, with the protein MYLFNLSIANWRTLLEQDKLDEYIMQLLQQYESFGPLPGIILPFLEAFLPFLPLVVFVFANAAAYGLLEGFLLSWAGTSSGAILVFLIVRRLGDKKLFMWIRKNKQVRKVTAWVDRHGFGPLFLLMCFPFSPSSVINVVSGLSNISKQQFILAVLLGKSVMVFSISYVGSSIWEFAQKPVKTIIVGACIVLFWLIGKFIEKRLQHKALVKELSDKD; encoded by the coding sequence ATGTATTTGTTTAATCTCAGCATAGCTAATTGGAGAACGTTATTGGAGCAGGACAAGCTTGATGAATATATTATGCAGTTGCTCCAACAGTATGAAAGTTTCGGACCACTGCCAGGGATTATTCTTCCGTTTTTGGAAGCTTTTTTGCCGTTTTTGCCGTTAGTCGTGTTTGTGTTTGCTAACGCTGCGGCATACGGGCTTCTGGAAGGCTTTTTATTATCGTGGGCAGGAACAAGCTCAGGAGCGATACTGGTGTTTTTAATTGTGCGAAGGCTTGGGGACAAAAAACTGTTTATGTGGATACGAAAAAATAAACAGGTCCGTAAAGTTACAGCCTGGGTGGACCGGCACGGGTTTGGGCCGCTGTTTCTGTTGATGTGTTTTCCGTTTTCCCCATCTTCCGTTATTAATGTTGTTTCGGGTTTGTCCAACATAAGCAAACAGCAATTTATTCTTGCGGTTTTACTCGGAAAGTCAGTGATGGTTTTTTCCATATCCTATGTTGGATCAAGCATATGGGAATTTGCCCAAAAACCGGTAAAAACGATTATTGTAGGTGCTTGTATTGTGTTGTTCTGGCTGATTGGAAAGTTTATCGAGAAACGGCTGCAGCATAAAGCTTTGGTCAAAGAACTGTCTGATAAGGATTAG
- the lepB gene encoding signal peptidase I has translation MIRKFFLKIIPVVVLAAALAFVFRSYLFASYVVEGESMEPTLYDGNMLMVNKVVYDLSDVDRFDVIVFHANKQTDYVKRVIGLPGDKIVYKNDKLFINGDYVEEKFLKPYKKVSAAEPYTEDFTLKGTTGKTTVPKGKLFVMGDNRDNSLDSRKFGFVSQDTLVGKVDITYWPVSQLHLSFAD, from the coding sequence ATGATACGAAAATTTTTTCTGAAAATCATACCCGTTGTCGTCTTGGCTGCTGCATTGGCATTTGTATTCAGATCTTATCTGTTTGCCAGCTATGTAGTAGAAGGTGAATCAATGGAACCGACGCTTTACGATGGAAATATGCTCATGGTAAATAAAGTGGTATACGATTTGTCGGATGTTGACCGCTTTGATGTGATTGTATTTCATGCCAATAAACAAACGGATTATGTGAAGCGGGTGATTGGTTTGCCTGGTGACAAAATTGTGTATAAAAACGATAAACTCTTCATAAATGGTGATTATGTGGAAGAAAAGTTTCTGAAGCCATATAAAAAGGTCAGTGCTGCGGAACCATATACGGAAGATTTTACATTAAAGGGAACTACCGGAAAAACAACCGTTCCCAAAGGCAAACTGTTTGTCATGGGTGATAACCGCGATAACAGTCTGGATAGCCGCAAATTTGGTTTTGTATCACAGGACACACTTGTTGGAAAGGTTGATATTACGTATTGGCCGGTTTCCCAGCTGCACTTATCATTTGCCGATTGA
- the addB gene encoding helicase-exonuclease AddAB subunit AddB — MGLRFLLGRAGTGKSGRILDEIKDNLTDNPHGKSIFYIVPDQMTFQQEYALFKDNKIHGSIRAQVVSFSRLAWRVLQETGGGTRQFISSVGIQMMLRKIIEEKETDWHIFQKALEKQGFLQQLEGMITEFKRYRITPDMLDGQIEQINQFVHKESGEAALTGKLQDLVYIYERLTSALKDNYIDSEDQLQLLADKIADTSVLQDADIYLDGFHRFSPKELLVVEELLKKCKSVTVALTTNTPVADGMSELDLFYQTKETYQNLRAIAQENGIGMEDSVVMDVENGKFKDRPYFQHLEQNFDVRPAPEYSGDVPVQIAEAVHPRAEVEGVAQEILRLVREENYQFRDMAVFVRQTDIYHDLIATIFNDYEIPVFLDERRTMMNHSLIELIRSVLDIVEGNWRYDAVFRVLKTGYIPADNPKYPLTDDAIDELENYVLEYGIRSRERWMNKQEWLFQRFRGFEQSAQTDTEKATQERINTYRNQVVRALRKFDRDIRDAATVQELCETVYLLLEQLEVPQQLENMREMFDDAGQIEKAREQDQVWNAVIQLFDEMVEMAGNEPMTLETFRAALDAGFDSLTFAHVPPSMDHVIAGTIDRSRISGMKCAFLLGVNDGTWPMKPQSEGIINEHERELLAGHGVQLAESSKRQLLDDWFYMYIAFTAASDYLWVSYPLSDEEGKSKMPSQMINRMEDLFPVLRDHLLLQDPDELTEADRFITSPVKTRAALTAQLARSRKGYPVKPVWWHVLNWYIHHHPKYGTTYTILQSLYYRNRPVNLTKRTTEELYPKQVKASVSRLETYYRCSYQHFAKYSLKLDERKTYKLDAPDIGQLFHEALKKITEWIQEEGSDFSKITKQDSAGYAKKAVDNLAPILQHQILHSSNRYKYIQQKLQEVITRATYILSEQSRQSEFSPVGLELGFGFDEKTGGLPPVTLPLENGFELMLRGRIDRVDKALNHDDLFLRIIDYKSSAKGLNLLDVYYGLALQMLTYLDVVLSHSEKWLGVKASPAGVLYFHVHNPMVSGKLKMTDDEIEKEIFKKYKMQGLLLSDEEVVKLMDTSLDSGTSRIVPAGVKRKGGFYNHSKVADNETFSSLQKHIHHLMMQAGIDMTSGGVHLNPFQHKQNNACTYCPFLSVCQFDPLLEENNYRKLTDMKDDEILEKLRHKEEM, encoded by the coding sequence TTGGGATTGCGATTTTTACTTGGCCGGGCCGGTACTGGAAAGAGCGGCCGCATCTTAGATGAGATAAAAGATAATTTGACGGATAACCCGCATGGTAAATCAATTTTTTATATTGTGCCTGATCAAATGACATTTCAGCAGGAGTATGCATTATTTAAGGATAATAAGATACATGGAAGTATCCGTGCACAGGTCGTGAGTTTTTCCCGCCTGGCCTGGCGTGTTCTGCAGGAAACAGGCGGAGGCACCCGCCAGTTCATCAGTTCAGTCGGGATTCAGATGATGCTCCGTAAAATTATCGAGGAAAAAGAAACGGATTGGCATATTTTTCAGAAGGCATTGGAAAAGCAAGGTTTTCTGCAGCAGTTGGAAGGAATGATAACTGAATTTAAGCGCTACCGGATTACACCGGATATGCTGGATGGGCAAATTGAACAGATCAATCAATTTGTACATAAAGAATCAGGGGAGGCTGCATTGACCGGTAAATTGCAGGACCTTGTCTACATATATGAACGGCTTACAAGCGCATTGAAGGATAACTATATTGATAGTGAGGATCAGCTTCAACTGCTTGCAGATAAGATTGCCGATACGTCTGTATTGCAAGACGCGGACATTTATCTGGATGGTTTTCACCGGTTTTCACCGAAAGAGCTGCTTGTTGTTGAAGAGCTCCTGAAGAAATGTAAATCGGTTACGGTGGCACTGACTACAAATACCCCTGTTGCAGATGGGATGTCCGAGCTGGACTTATTTTACCAGACGAAAGAAACGTATCAGAATCTCCGCGCGATTGCTCAGGAGAATGGAATTGGCATGGAAGATTCGGTAGTTATGGATGTGGAAAACGGTAAATTTAAAGATCGGCCATATTTTCAGCATTTGGAGCAAAACTTTGATGTTCGTCCCGCTCCGGAATACAGTGGGGACGTACCAGTACAAATTGCTGAAGCGGTGCACCCGAGAGCTGAAGTGGAAGGGGTAGCACAGGAAATATTGCGACTTGTCCGGGAAGAAAACTATCAATTTCGGGATATGGCCGTATTTGTCCGGCAAACTGATATCTATCATGATTTGATTGCGACTATTTTCAATGATTACGAGATTCCGGTGTTTCTCGATGAACGGCGTACGATGATGAATCATTCACTGATTGAATTAATTCGATCTGTACTGGATATTGTGGAAGGAAACTGGCGCTATGATGCTGTTTTTCGTGTATTGAAAACCGGATATATCCCTGCTGACAATCCTAAATACCCGCTTACCGATGATGCGATTGATGAACTGGAAAACTATGTGCTGGAATACGGTATTCGGTCACGCGAGCGGTGGATGAACAAGCAGGAATGGCTGTTTCAGCGTTTTCGGGGCTTTGAGCAATCGGCACAGACTGATACGGAAAAAGCAACACAGGAACGGATTAATACGTACCGGAATCAGGTGGTCCGGGCACTCCGGAAATTTGACCGGGATATACGGGATGCAGCAACAGTACAGGAACTGTGTGAAACGGTTTATCTGCTGTTGGAACAATTGGAAGTCCCGCAGCAACTGGAGAATATGCGTGAAATGTTCGATGATGCCGGTCAGATAGAGAAGGCACGTGAACAGGATCAGGTATGGAATGCGGTCATTCAGCTGTTTGATGAAATGGTTGAGATGGCAGGGAATGAACCAATGACACTGGAGACATTCCGTGCTGCACTTGATGCCGGGTTTGATTCACTGACATTTGCCCACGTCCCGCCAAGTATGGATCATGTTATTGCCGGTACGATTGATCGTTCCAGGATCAGCGGGATGAAATGTGCATTTTTGCTTGGCGTGAATGATGGAACATGGCCAATGAAGCCGCAGTCTGAAGGAATTATTAATGAACACGAACGGGAATTGCTTGCCGGTCACGGCGTACAGTTGGCTGAATCCAGCAAACGTCAGCTGTTGGACGACTGGTTTTATATGTATATTGCCTTTACTGCAGCAAGCGACTATCTTTGGGTCAGCTACCCGTTAAGTGATGAAGAAGGCAAGTCGAAAATGCCATCCCAGATGATCAATCGGATGGAGGACCTTTTCCCAGTCCTTCGTGATCACTTATTGCTGCAGGATCCGGATGAGTTAACGGAAGCAGACCGATTTATCACATCACCGGTTAAAACAAGGGCAGCTTTAACTGCACAACTGGCACGCAGCCGGAAAGGGTATCCGGTTAAACCTGTCTGGTGGCATGTGTTGAACTGGTATATACACCATCATCCGAAATACGGAACGACCTATACGATTCTCCAAAGTCTGTATTACCGGAACAGACCGGTCAATTTAACAAAAAGGACTACGGAGGAATTGTATCCGAAACAAGTGAAGGCTAGTGTTTCCAGGCTGGAAACGTATTATCGCTGTTCATATCAGCACTTTGCCAAATACAGTCTGAAGCTTGACGAACGGAAAACATATAAATTGGATGCACCGGACATCGGGCAGCTTTTCCATGAGGCATTGAAAAAAATTACCGAATGGATACAGGAAGAAGGCAGCGATTTTTCAAAGATTACGAAACAGGACAGTGCGGGCTATGCCAAAAAAGCGGTAGATAATCTGGCACCAATCCTGCAGCATCAAATTTTGCATAGTTCGAATCGTTATAAATATATTCAGCAAAAATTGCAGGAAGTCATTACAAGGGCCACGTATATTTTGAGTGAGCAGTCCAGACAGAGTGAATTTTCACCAGTAGGATTGGAACTTGGCTTCGGATTTGATGAGAAAACGGGAGGACTTCCACCGGTAACTTTGCCGCTTGAAAATGGATTTGAACTGATGCTGCGCGGCCGGATTGACCGTGTCGATAAAGCACTGAATCATGACGACCTGTTTTTGCGGATTATTGACTATAAATCCAGTGCCAAAGGATTGAATTTGCTTGACGTTTACTACGGTCTCGCCCTGCAAATGCTGACATACCTTGATGTTGTTTTATCGCATTCCGAAAAATGGCTTGGGGTAAAAGCTTCACCGGCAGGGGTGCTTTATTTCCACGTGCATAACCCGATGGTATCCGGCAAATTGAAAATGACAGACGATGAAATTGAAAAGGAAATCTTCAAGAAATATAAAATGCAAGGTCTGCTATTATCGGATGAAGAAGTTGTCAAACTGATGGATACGTCGCTGGATTCCGGAACAAGCAGAATCGTTCCTGCCGGTGTGAAACGTAAAGGCGGTTTTTATAACCATTCGAAAGTCGCTGACAATGAAACATTCAGCAGTCTACAAAAGCATATTCATCACCTGATGATGCAGGCGGGGATTGATATGACATCCGGCGGCGTGCATTTGAATCCGTTTCAGCATAAACAGAATAATGCGTGCACGTATTGCCCGTTTTTGTCAGTCTGTCAATTTGATCCGCTTCTTGAGGAAAACAATTACCGGAAACTGACCGACATGAAGGACGATGAAATTCTGGAGAAACTCCGGCATAAGGAGGAGATGTAA